In one Balaenoptera musculus isolate JJ_BM4_2016_0621 chromosome 2, mBalMus1.pri.v3, whole genome shotgun sequence genomic region, the following are encoded:
- the KHNYN gene encoding protein KHNYN isoform X3, whose amino-acid sequence MADRGPRGQPSSSPGLGGQGAMPTWGAGSPSPDRFAVSAEAEDKVREQQPHVERIFRVGMSVLPKDCPENPHIWLQLEGPKENASRAKEYLKGLCSPELQNEIHYPPKLHCIFLGAQGFFLDCLTWSTSAHLVPGAPGSLMVSGLTEAFVMVQSRVEELVERLSWDFRLGPSPGASQCAGVLREFSSLLQSRGDAHTEALLQLPLAVQEELLSLVQEASRGQGPQAFPSWEWGSPGLLGAQHQGVRSPLSDSRESLDTGPAGWQESRGERRAMEKEGTKHGGPREMDLGWKEWPGEEAWERQVAFRPQSGGGEAGQAVPLKGKALGKEGVPQERGRFWVQGEPPGTQGPCQKAAQPRGASLLQRLHNGEASPPRVPSPPPAPEPPWHCGDRGDRGDRADKQQVVARGRGSPWKRGTRGGNLVTGTQRFQEALQDPFTLCLANVPGKPDLRHIVIDGSNVAMVHGLQHYFSSRGIAIAVQYFWDRGHRDITVFVPQWRFSRDSKVREGHFLHKLYSLSLLSLTPSRVLDGKRISSYDDRQKLRTRHLSHRILITSSLYTTLSFKY is encoded by the exons ATGGCTGACAGGGGACCCAGAGGACAGCCCAGTTCAAGCCCTG GGCTGGGCGGCCAAGGAGCCATGCCTACTTGGGGGGCTGGCTCCCCGTCCCCTGACCGTTTTGCGGTGTCTGCGGAGGCCGAGGACAAGGTGCGGGAACAGCAACCCCACGTGGAGCGCATCTTCAGGGTGGGGATGAGCGTCCTCCCGAAGGACTGTCCTGAGAACCCTCACATCTGGCTGCAGCTGGAGGGCCCCAAGGAGAACGCCAGCAGAGCCAAG GAGTACCTGAAGGGTCTCTGCAGCCCAGAGCTACAGAATGAAATTCACTACCCACCCAAACTGCACTGCATCTTTCTGGGAGCCCAGGGCTTCTTCCTTGATTGCCTGACTTGGAGCACATCAGCCCACCTGGTGCCGGGGGCGCCCGGCTCGCTGATGGTCAGCGGCCTGACCGAGGCCTTTGTCATGGTCCAGAGCCGAGTGGAGGAGCTGGTGGAGCGCCTGAGCTGGGACTTTCGGCTGGGGCCATCCCCTGGAGCCTCTCAGTGTGCTGGAGTGCTGAGAGAATTCTCTTCTCTGCTGCAGTCCCGGGGGGATGCCCACACAGAGGCCCTGCTGCAGCTGCCCCTTGCTGTCCAGGAAGAACTGCTGAGCCTGGTGCAAGAGGCATCCAGGGGGCAGGGGCCCCAAGCATTCCCGTCCTGGGAGTGGGGGAGCCCAGGTCTGCTGGGTGCTCAGCACCAGGGAGTCAGGAGTCCCCTGAGTGACAGCAGGGAGTCTCTGGACACAGGACCTGCAGGGTGGCAAGAGTCAAGGGGAGAGAGACGTGCTATGGAGAAGGAGGGGACAAAGCACGGTGGTCCCAGGGAGATGGATTTGGGGTGGAAGGAGTGGCCCGGGGAAGAGGCCTGGGAGAGACAAGTGGCCTTCAGGCCACAgtcaggaggaggagaggcagggcagGCAGTGCCTCTGAAAGGGAaggccctggggaaggagggggtgcCTCAGGAAAGAGGAAGGTTCTGGGTCCAGGGCGAGCCTCCTGGCACCCAGGGCCCCTGTCAGAAGGCAGCTCAGCCCCggggagcctccctcctgcagcGGCTCCATAATGGGGAAGCCTCACCTCCAAGAGTGCCCAGCCCCCCACCAGCGCCTGAACCCCCTTGGCACTGCGGAGATCGAGGGGACAGAGGAGACAGGGCAGACAAGCAGCAGGTCGTGGCTCGAGGTCGGGGGTCTCCGTGGAAACGAGGCACCCGGGGGGGTAATTTGGTGACTGGCACGCAGCGTTTCCAGGAGGCCCTCCAGGACCCTTTCACCCTGTGCCTTGCCAACGTGCCAGGCAAGCCAGACCTGCGCCATATTGTCATCGATGGCAGCAACGTGGCCATGGT GCACGGCCTCCAGCACTACTTCTCCAGCCGGGGCATTGCCATTGCTGTGCAGTACTTCTGGGACCGTGGCCACCGCGACATAACTGTCTTTGTGCCTCAGTGGCGTTTCAGTAGGGACTCCAAGGTCAGAG AGGGTCACTTCCTGCACAAGCTGTATTCCCTCAGCCtgctctccctcactccctcccggGTCTTGGATGGCAAGAGGATCTCTTCCTATGACGACAG ACAGAAACTCAGAACCAGACACCTGTCACACCGAATCCTGATTACTAGTTCTCTCTATACCACACTGTCTTTCAAATACTGA